GGCTAAGGAACCAAGAAATTGCTGTACAAAAGGTGACAGAGGCCAACGATTTAATTGCAACTCCAGGCAAATGCTTTACCAAGCTGACTAAGCAATGCATGCGTCTCTCCATGCAAAGATAAAAATATGGCTCCAAATGCTTAGGAGGAGGGTATGCATTTGTGGAATCTAAACTGAAGTCCCTTGCCTGTTAAgttttacaaaaatatatatagccaATACTGTAAGCTTCAGAAGTCATATTTACTTGTTATGCTGACTCCCACATTTATAAGCTACTTTTCAGACGTTCTAAACCTGGTAACTTGCAACAAAAAAGtcaacctccctccccccccccaaaaaaaaacccccacaagatTTTCAAGAAGTGGTTCTTTCAAGTGAAAAGAACATCTGCTGTTTATCCACTTTTAATCCTCTAGCCAATTAAGCCTGGGTTTATTTAGTATACTCATTTACAGGAACAGATGCATAAATATGTTTCACTTTAATAGTCATCTGCACAGAAAAGGAAAATTAACTTTTCAGAACGTGATAGAGCAGGTCTGGTTAGTACAAATCTATGGCAAGTTATAATGATTCTGTGCCGTAGGCCCACTCAGACAGAAGCAGGGCAGGTTTGGGAAGAAACATCTCAGCAATGAGAGAAAGTTGTTCAAGTCTATGGTGTTCTGAAGAACCAGCAGCCTAAATGACACCATGCTCTGAATAGCGGTATCCAGACCAGACAACCTGCTTAGGCTACTAAAGCAGTACATCCTCCTGGAGGTGTCATTTATTCCAAAGTTATTTATTATTTCGAAGGCGTTTAGACTTCCTAAGTGCACCTATTGATTCAAcagccttcttccttttcctAGGAGTCTCCTCGCTTGGTGCTGACCCTGAGGAATTTCCCACTGCGCTTTCCATAACCTCTCGCAGTTTACGTTCGAGCTCAGCCAATCGGGCATTCTGCTCACCTATGATCTGGGTTTGCTCAAGCAGTTTCTGATCTTGATCCTGCAGTTGCTTCTGTTGCTCTTGCACTTTGGTGCGAAGCTCCGATATTTCGCGCCTTAGCACAGTCACACCTGCACCGTTGGTTTTAACTTGCTGCTGGAGTTTGGTGACCTCCTGCCTCGATGGGTTTTGTTTGGAGAAGAGCTGCATTGTTGTTAAGGCTGCAGAAGGACCTGGAActgcaggaagagaaatttacATTTCCCCCCGTCTCGTTTCAGATTTTGACTTGCACTCAGTCTTATGCCTTCAAAACAGAGCATCAAGGTTTGCAAAGTCAATGTGAACAAGCAAATCTATAACTATTCCCCAGCATATAAACAAAATTCAATGCATGTGCAAGACTTGAGCATATTCACAGATTTTTACATTCCTGCTTAACAGGTAAAGAGGAAAGTGCTATTTAGAAACACTCCTACTCTGGGTTGCAGCCAGCAGAACAGGTTGCCCTTCAGGTGAGCACACCCCCTAAATATTGTTTCAACGTCACATTACCAACTGTATATTCTGCCCTTAAGTATTATTCCAGGTATGTTGGAGGCCTTTTACATTTTAGCCCAACTATTGTAGGAGCTCCTCACGGTAAAAAAACAAGCCGTGTTAACAGATGTTGGTTGCATGGGTCTCTCTTATGAAATCAGCATTCATAGGAAACAATCACTTCAGTAATCAGGACCCACATAATCGGCCCCCAACAATATGGTTATGCCATTAAATGTTACCCAAACCTTGCAGTAATTGTTTCCAGTAAAGTACCTGAATAACATTTTTAAGAACTTTAATGAACTACATGCACCTTACAATACTACCACTGCTACATTTCCCTGTCCCTACTGGCTATCTAATCTCATGCTTCCAGACCTCCCTATATCCAAAATAAGCAAAGTACTGTAAAATTTAGTGCTGGAAAGTGAGATACGGTTGCTGCCCTCTAAAGGTTGACTCTAAGTATAAAGAATGAATTATTTGGGCAAAAAGTAAACACTGCTTTGTTTTAGGATTCAAGTTAGGTTTTAATGGCCAAAGTTGTATACAAAATAGAAGACTGTAGGAAGCATATCGTATATAGAGCAGAAGGAAGGATATAGAGGAAACAAAGCCAAGTTGATTTATATTCAATATctattttgatagctaaaaatcTCTTAGCATTTTACGTGAAAAATATTTGTGATTTGGTTATTAAAAAGGGACGTTGAACAGGTACAGAGTGTGTGAGGCTATCCTAAGACTTTAAAGAATTTTAACAGCTCTAGTTTGGTAAGAATcatgttggtttaaaaaaaaagtttgttattaatttacattagcttttctattttaattattGATTTATTGTTAGAAGAGTTCTGTTATCAGTTATTCTGTTTGTATTATGTTCTGTTGCTACTATATACTGAGAAGGCTTTTGTATtgtatattcagtgcttttttacagaaaaaaggtgctggtactcaccatgaagttgttacagtaagtgccacacttttaatgggaggggggaggtgcaACAGTACTGCATACTCTTGAgcacccctccaaaaaagcacCGTGTATATTAATTTTACATTATTCAGTAACTAGATTCTATTGTCAACCCCAAATCCCAACCTAAAGAGGATAAGAGCCAAATGCCTCTGTTGCAAAGCTGGAATTCCAGATAATAAACTAGCAAAAAACAGAGCTTGACAAGACATTAAACTGCACTAGAGTTTTTGCTTTAAGGGAGAAAATTAGCACACAAGAAATAATTACCACCTACTGCCTAATCGTATGGTCACACCAAGACAGGATTCTGTGGCTTCTAGAAAGTGATTACATTTCTGACTGTAGGAGTATCAACCTATCATTAAGGGAGAGCAGGAAAGCTGTGTTCCACCCACAAAATAAAAGTGTAAGTTTCCATCATAATTTAGGGCATGGTGCTGATTTTCCTAATGCAATGTTAAGGAAAAATTaggcaatcatcatcatcatcatcacccctcccaacccatctggctgggttgccccagccactctgggcagcttccaacgcaTATAAACACACTTACTGGGATAGAATGGGGATGAGGCATGATGGCAGTGAGGATACAGTGGTGCAGGCTCACTGGCAGAACCAATCTGGTGCTTCCAGCCGTGCATACAACAATATGAAGTTACTTTCAGTAGTACAAAAGACATTAATATAAGCAAGATAACCAAAGAATGAAGGTTCTTCCTTTTAGAAGCCATTGGATTGGGTCCAAAGGACCCCTCTGTTCACAGAAGGGCCTTCAATCCTGTGGAGAGTCTTGGGAACAGAATTGGGCGCAGTGGGGGGGGCAGACCTATACTCCCTTGCAGCTGCTGCAAACCACTTCCCACCCTAttccaaaggaagcagagcagattTGTGAGGAATAcagagttggggtgggggaaattatCATCCTTCCCCCTTCTATGCACAGGAGCTGGAAGCACACTTTCCACTAGCAGAATGCTTCTCACGTGTTCTCTGGATCCTTCAAATagtttctattttaaaatgttatgttctgttttaatatacagtggtgccccgctagacgaatgcctcactagatgaaaaactcgctagacgaaaggcattcactagcgaaaggctgtcccgcaagacgaatttgtcaatgggcttgcctcgcaagacggaaaaaaaaatttttttttacgtcaaaccgctattttcccgttggtgcttcgcaatacgaaaaattcgctatacgacagcactcgcagaacgaattatttttgtcttgcgaggcaccactgtagtaatgTAACACccttttttaattataaaattcAGAGGAGACAAAAGTCACAAGAAAGTAGAAGTACTATAGCTTCCCACTGTCTGCATAATGTACCAAGACTCAGAGCATACATGAGGTACCTGGAGCTGCCGCTATAAGCCGTCCCGATACATCTGATCCAGGCAATTTTCTTTTTAGAATTGGAACAATCTTCTCATCAAAATATTCCATTGCCATTGATGAAATGTCCCTTAACTCCTGAAGGACTTCGTGGGCTCTCTGAGGAGCTTTGGTAGAGTTTACATACCTTAACACACGATAAATTTCATCAATTACCTAAAACAAATGAGAACAAGTTGAGACATGGTGACTGGCAAAAGCTAAGAGTAGCATAATGTCTGTTTTCCACAGTgacttttaaaactattttaaaagtaATTGAAAGGTACTTGAAATTACGTTGAGAACAACTTATGAGTCATTTagagttttatttatatataaatggtTTCAGCTAGTACACTTACATACCACATGATCAAAGCCCTAATAAGTTGTTAAGGCGATCTGTTATAACAAAGGAACAGCATTTAGATAAGAAACATCTGAGATAAGCCTACAGAAGGTTCTGAACTTCCATCAGTGGCTCCTTAAAACAAAATTTAGCCCTAAGGATTTATTCCATCACACTTTAATGCAGCCATCTTTTGGACTTTACCTTCCCAGGTATAAAGCAGCAGAGGTTGGAATCCACATACTTCATGAAGGTCATATTTAGCAGGGACAGCCTTGTttctacagcagcaagaatgtctGCATGACGAGCTAGCGAGTGATTTCTCCGTTCCGATTCCCGTCTACAAAGACACATCCAAGTCAGTCAGTAATAAACACTGCAGAGATCTGCAGGACAGGTGGAGCAATATAGTCTGGAAGTTTTGATCCTTACGGTTACAAGATTCTGTCACCAGAAATGATGTGTGCTTTAAGaagccattccattttttttttctattctagttcaaaataataatgtttaataCTCAATCTGCTTTTATATAGATCCAACAATTATCGTATTATTTTCCAAGTAGTTTTCAGACATGGGTGAAACTAAAGAGCCTCGAGTTTCCTTGAAAAGTAGGTGgagtactttaaaaataattacatggGGGAAATGCATTGCTAGAACATCGCTCATAGCCCTCCTTTGCTCACCACCATAGCCACACATGCATTATTCCAAGAAGAATTCCAACAGCAGTTTGATATTTCACACTATAGCGTAAGAACTGGATACAGGTGACATTGCTTATGTTATCAGTTCAGTACCTAATGCGAAGATACTAGAAGCTGTTGCTAATTTAATTGAACAGTAATATCCCCCTCTTTTTTCCCACACGCTCCCTGCTGCAAAGCCTATTTCCAACTGGCCTAGGGGGTGGGCCCAGACTCCCAGGAACTtcttttagctgttcagggtGAGTCTGGGCCCCACCCCCGTTGCCATGTGGAAATGGACCTTGCGGCAGGGAGCAGTCTTCCTTCcagcactcacagcagcagcagcaatgtccctctGGCCTCCCATGTCAGACCTATGTTAGCCCAGGGATGGGTTAGGATTTGATTGTTACTTCCCCCTCCGAGCCAAATTTGACAGTTGGGCAGTCCATGGCCTGACATTATGAGGCCCATTTTTGCCCGCATGGCTTGAAATCAAAAGGCACAGGTAAGGGCACAGCCCACAAAGCGTTGGCTGATCAGCTGATCTTGGGAAGCCCCGTGCACAATGCTTTGCGGgtgctgccaatcagctgatcagtgaGTGCCTGCAAAGACATGTTCAGCAGCCATGTTTTACAGTAATATGTGATGTCGAGTGTAGGGCAGGTGGATGTGGCTTGGCTAAAACAGCCTTGCAGGTCAAAGGGCACACCTAATTAGGCCCACAGACTGGAGGTTCCCCACAGCAGTTCTAACTTTCTGATCCCAAATGGGaccctcaaggcagcttacaaatgtACTAAACAAAAGCTAGACACTGTATATGAAGATAATGTATTAGAATAAAGCACAGAGATAAGACAGTAAAGAACTCAAAGTTGTTTTACCAACCTGAGAGCCCTGCAAAACAAGAGATTTTAACCAGCTTTTTGAATGCTATGGGAGTTGAGCTGGAGTTTTCCTGGGGAGAGAGAGTACCATATAGAAGGTGTTACCATTCAGGAAACGCTGAACTTGGGAGGTGATTTCCTTGACCTTAAATGGCTGTGGCTTCCATAGAAGGGCCTCAAGTCGTACATTTGAGAAGCTAgcacttcaacatttctctgtaaGTGCCTCCGTTTTAAATCAGTTCTAACTCTGGCAGTGCTGAGAAGCCAAAAAAACCGGCATACAGAATGATAACCTGCATTAAGTACCGTACATAAACCAGGATATAAAGCGATGTGGAAGGCACAGTCTTCTATACAAGGGCTTTTcaatcctccaccccaccccaaaccaacaGCACCCTCCTGCACCTCCTAAATGTCAGGGGATTTTAAAGCAGCATCTTATGAGTGAGGGTCTGCcagtgtgaacacacacacacacacacacccctgtgcaCATGCTTCCCTACGTCCTACCCTAAAGAATTTGGTACCAACACTGGTGAAGTAAAAAAATACACAATGTAtattgcgtacacacacacagagagaaaaggcatGTATAACTGTAAACCATATGTAGCCCTGCTctctattatttttaaaaattacacacacacccttcagtgGCCAGTTGGTACATGCAAACAAAACTCACTGTCCTATTCCAGTTTGTGCCATGCAATTTATAATCCCACTGACATACAGCAGGGGTAACCAACATGATGCCTACAAGATGTTTTGACTACAACTCTCAAGCAGTCTTCGCCAGTACAGCCAGGGGTCAGGTAATtataattcaaaacatctggagggtcccaggATTACAGTATTACTATAGGATATCACTGACAGCGCCTGTCTTCTCCAAAAGCAAAACAGGCAGTGACACTCAAGCAAAATGAGAGCCTAGGACCAAGCAGAGGGGAAAAGTCAACCCAAACAGAAAATCTTTCATGGTACAGATTGTTCTGCTGCAGTGCTAAGGTGCACAAAGAGGACTGGTAGCTCATTCTTTATGCAGAACCTTTACTACCGTCACAAATCCATCAGGGACAAGGACGatatattctttaaatatatttgtttcacAACCGGTTTCAAAGCAGCTTTCCTTATATAATCTTCTTGCAAATACAGATTATTAAGGAGTATTACTTCTGACCTTGTGGTAAGCACATACCTTGGGAGCTGTGCTTTAACCTGTTTCTGGCACAAGTTGTGGTATCTTTCCACTTTCAGAAATCCCTGATTCAGCATTCTCTGGCAGACCAAGTCCATTCGCTTACAAACctacattaaaaatacaaaaacaaaactcaaggTGTCTTCTTTAGTAGTTAATAAACTGTGAGCCCCTTTTATGATTAACCAGCTTGTCTTAAGTGCCACAAGGCTACACGGCACAATTCAAAAGTTAACAAAAACATCACTTTACCCTTTCCAAATCATTTGTTCCAAAGCTCCAACTCCAGAACATGTTTACTACTCATATGGTGTTGATGTCTTAACAAATTTTTTCCCATGCTTTCTGGTGCATGAATGAATTCTTAAGTGGTGTAACACTCTTCTTAAATggattcttttaaaattataacaTTCACTTCAATTCCATTTATTATatgtttacagtcatacctctggtagcgaacgggatctgttccggagccccattcgcaataTGAAAAGGCCGTAAcatgaagcgccgaatctgcgcatgctcgccgcgtgattcggtgcttctgaacccagaagtaatgcgttttggtacttccgggttcagcgcattcgtaacccgtgacgaacgcaacacgcagcgttcgtagcacgaggtacgactgtattccacTCTTTCATCTGCTGAAGGAGCTCAAAATCAAAAAGAAGCTGAGGCACATGCTCTGGTTTACAGACTAAAAGGTAAgtcacacaaaaggaaaagcaaaAGATCAAAAACAATGCCAGAACAAGGTACCAAGTTGTAAAGGTGCAAGtacctgctgctactgctgtgagTAGACTgacttgccagagtggtgcatgctctagttatctcacGCTTGGCCTACTGCAACGCagtggcgtcgcaaggggggcggtccccccccccggatgccaTGTCTGGGGGTTGACAAAAAGGCATGCTGTGGAGTGCTCGCCTCGCCGCCCCCAGGCACAGCGGCGCGAGCAGCCATTGCACTgccgcagccacatgtggaggatcctccgttcacgaCTGCAGCCGTGAGGAGGATCCCGCCACCATCCGTACAGCACTCAAGCAGCAGCGCTGGCAGCAAATCACtgccaaacttaagattcacaaatcACTGCACAACGCATGTGCGGTGTCACACAAATGCGCTGTATGTAGCgccgccgcacatgcgctgtatatAGCGGTTTGCCGGTGGCGCCACTCGAGCACCAGACAGACAGTGGTGGGATCCCTCCGCCACCGttgcaagcagaggatcccgccaccgtCCGTACAGCACTCGAGAGGTGCCAGTGCCAAACCGCTATGTACGGTGCTGCTATGTAGGGCACATGCATCGTATGTAGCAGCGCCGCTCATGCGTCGTGACACCACACATGTGTTGTACGTAGCGGCACCATGCATGCACAGCCAGCGGTTTGCCCCACCCCGGGTGTCGGTTAGCCTTCATTCGCTCCTGCTGCAacgtgctctacatggggctacctttgaagttgactcggaaactgcaattaatccagaatgtggcagctagactggtgactgggagtggccgccaggaccatataacaccggtcctgagagacctatattggctcccagtacatttccgagcacaattcatagtgttgttgctgacctttaaagccctaaacggccttggtccagtatacctgaaggagcgtctccacccccattgtttagctcagacactgaggtccagcgccgagggccttctggcagttccctcactgcgagaggctacggggaaccaggcagagggccttctcggttgtggtgcctgtcctgtggaacgccctcccatcagatgtcaaggaaataagcaactatcctgcttttaaaagacatctgaaggcagccctgtttacggaagtttttaatgtttaatgctgtatggtgtttttaatattcggttgggagccgcccagagtggctagggaaacccagccagattggcggggtaaaataaataaagcctgaCATTTCTATTCAGCTGGGGCACAGTGACCTTCCCTCGCTGTTCTTGCCTGAACAGAGATGGCCAGGTACCAGGCAGCCCAGCTGATGACAGAGGCCAGTGTCCCCTTTCACTTTTATTCTGCACTCCCAAAACAACCATCAGTTGGAGCAGACACAATTCTGGCTGGCAGGAAGGGGACAGGAAGGTATATTTTCTTTAGGTGTTCCTTCTTTGGTCAATGATGAGGGCCAGGCCGGTTTGCCCACTGGCATGGAAGGGGGGAGGCCATCATCCTTGTTCCTTTGGCCATTGGCAAAGGACACAGTCGGCCTCCTCTCTGAACACTGGAGTTGCTTGCACAAAAACTATTTCTGAGCTTTCGGTGATACAAAGCTACTGAACAACACAGCTACTGGGCATAAACCGGGTGGCAGCTGaagctttgttttcttttagatTTTAAGAAGAATGCAGAGAAACTGGAGAAGTTTATGAAGAAAGCAGAGATGACAAGGTTTATAAACACCATACACATGAGGCAAGACTGAAGAAACAGGTTCTGTTTATCCCAAAGAAAAGCTGAAAATACACAACCGTACCAGAAAAATTCAGGACAGATCTTGAGGAagacaggagaaaacaagcaaccATCAAAGGAGAGAAAGACCAAAGTCATTTGGCTCTCCTCTCTCAGACATTTAAAACAAGGAGattttgtgaaccactctgagatctttgggttaagggtgatatataaattaaaaatatatatattatgaagTCTAACACAGATTGATCTGGCCTTCCAAAGAGACACCAAGTAAGAGTTATAATCagaagctatatatatatatactgtatgtatgtgtacatatgtatatatgtgtgtatgtatacacacacacacacacacacacacacacctaacccATTTTTCTTTGTGCAGTTTTGTAGCACAAACAATAAAATGCAGTAAAACCCAAAATATGTTCATTGGTTGGGTAACttccatctttaaaaaaagaagcaaggtTCTGAAAGATAACACGGAAAGAACGTGGACTCCTGGGGTGTTTGGTTTAAAAGGCTGCTCTGCCCCGCACTCAATATACACTACAGAAAGACTTTATTTTTTCCGCATTGTTAAATATTTTTTCATCTACATTTCAGCAAAAAGAAGAAACTTCTTTGTTTTTTACCTGAAACTAGGGCCTAACAATATGTCCTTGAAAACAGTTACAGCATCTTTCTCTGAAATTTATACTCAAGTACAAGAATGTAATGTATTCTACAAATCAGGGAAATTTCTTAATTTATACTGTAAAGTTTCTGATCTTGGAATCTCCAGTTAAATTGTAGCATGCTGCTCTAAGCTTTCCCCACCATAAAGGAGACATAAAAGAGATtgaaagtacaggtgaaactcgaaaaattagaatatcgtggaaaagtccatttatgtaagcaattgttttcattagctactggagtttaatatatgagatagactcatgacatgcaaagcgagatatgtcaagcctttgtttgttataattgtgatgattatggcgtacatctgatgaaaaccccaaagttgaaattgttaatttggggttctcatcagctgtacatcaTAAtcacacaattataacaaacaaaggcttgacatatctcgctttgcatgtcatgagtctatctcatatatcagtttcaccttttaagttgaattactgaaagaaatgaacctttccatgatattctaatttttcgagtttcacctgtagattacAAGCCAAATGAACAACTTGATGTAGGCCTACAAATGCTTTGCATGTTGGAAAAATAGTGGGTTCATAAAGCACCTAGATGCCTAGAAAACATACAGTTCGAGACATGTATAAATGTTGGCATGTTCCCATCTCCCCTGGACTAGTATCTCTAAAACAACTATATTAGCTTCTACAAATGTGGTTTGACATCCATGAATCAGAAATATTTTCCAATGTTGCTGCagcacacacaaaagcaagaagaaaaaacCCAGCACTGCCCATGTCATAATTTAATGTGAATCTTCCCCACCCACTAACTTTACTTAAGTAGAGTTCCTTGATAGACACATTAGGAAATAATATGTGTACCCTGACACCTAGTGGCAAAGCAGAATACTACAACCTCAGTCAAAATCTTCCTGGGAACATAGAAACAAAACCGGTTCTGTTCACTAATCTGTAGAATTCCACACATAAGCAATATGTGTAGGGATGAATAAAGGGGCAGCTAGGTTTGCAGACTGACACCCACATATTCAGGGAGTTAAATCCTATGCAACAAAGGATCTCCAAAAGGCTGTATGCCAACTCGAACAAGAAAATGGTGGATgcgactcatgtaaaaaaaaaaaaaaaaaaaaaaaacaccgtaaaaagacccctagatggctaggtccagttgaattcaactatggggtgcagcactcatctcacttcaggccaagggagccagcatttgtccgcagacagcttttctgggtcatgtggccagcatgactaaaccgcttctggtgcaacgggacaccatgacaagtgccagagtgcatggaaacgccatttaccttcccgccgcaccggtacctatttatctactcggcTGAAACACAGACATGCAATTTTGGTTGTTTTGGCAGTGGGGGGCAAGATTCATAGTTAAGATTCAAGTTCGCTCTTTAGTATATTCAAGATCAAACTACTAAAACAAAAGGATGTATTTTAACAGCATTTGTGCAAGTTACGTAAATTTTTCAGCCTAATattattactggggggggggggggggaacccatgtgGTCTGAAATTGGGGGATCCCTGAAAAGTGCCTCTGCTAAAGCAACACAGAATATTTTGGGGCCATAGCATGTCTCACAAAGATGCCAGTTCAGAATGCTGCAATGCAGGTGCGAGGAGTCAAAGCCAATGTCAGAAACTATTAGGAAAGATACTGaatataaaacagcaaaaacTTTAATAACACGTTTATGTGAAATGTGATGCACCCGTATTTGAAATATTATATGCAGCTGCATCACAGAAAAGGTATTCCAGAACTAGAAAAACTACACAGGGTCTATCAAAATAACCAGAGTGATAGGATCATGTTTCCTGTTAATCCCAGAACAGCAGAATATGCAATTTGTTAAGACAGAAACAACCAATTCATTGTAGTATGAATTTTCATAAGTTACACCCTACTTCATCAAACACGTGAAGTGGCCCACACACTTGTTGAAGTAGGCCTTTGACAAGACCTTTCAGTCAAAGAAAGCACTTCAGCTTATGAATTTACGGAGTTAAGCCCCACAGAACGTTATGATGGCACCGGCAAAGGCGACTTTTTAAGAAGGACTGAATCAATCAAGGATAGATACTGATTATAATAGCTTGAAAATGGAACCTAAATGGTAGTATGCTTCCAATTACCATTTGTTGGGATAGGCTTCCACAGGGTAATGACCAACTGAATGCTGAAGGCAGAATGTCAAGCTAGGCAGATCTTTGATCGGATGCAGAAGAATAATGCAGTTTAGAGAACAACTgtagttaagtggtatataaatggtttaaatagcCTTGGAATCTTTTTATACCATTATGTCACCCTATTCTCTTCCTCCATTTCTTACATTTAAGAAAGCTTttcacttccccctccccactgactCTTCCTCATTTACCTTCCTTCCCTTTGCTGCAGTGTTTCACTTGATTGCTTAATTAATTACTGCCTCTGCATTTATACAGCTGCTCTATAACAGGAGTTCTCTAAGTggctcagaaaacaaaacaaaacaaaaccacatgcactttaaaatgaaatatataataaaGTTGCAATAAATTCCTttacaaaaatcaaaacaattaaaacataacTTTGTATGTCTAGTCTCTGATCAGATGGTAAGCCTATGAGGAGGGTCTGGTCTAGTTCACTGAAGATTTTTGCACAATATCTAATGGTTTTAGATGTTTAAATTACAATAATTTGGATTCCCCAAATCCAAGTCTATAGTTGTACAAGCACAGTATGGCACTATCATTCTGAGAGAGGTTGAATCAAGTGATGTCAAGCATGTGTCCGAAGTCTACCCCCACATCAAGTTTAAAACAAATCCCCTTCTTGTTCCACTGCCTTCCTATCTCCAGTCCCTGCTGCATGAATGACTAGTTTTGAGAGAACAAACATGAAATTCTTATCTAATATCCAACTGACACCACAATTTCAAAAAGGCCCAACTTGCTATGTCTGGAAATTTCAGTCAATAAACCTAAAAAGCAATCAAAGCTGTGAAAAAGAGAGTGAGTTTTTTTTCCCTTACTAGTGCCAGAG
Above is a window of Lacerta agilis isolate rLacAgi1 chromosome 3, rLacAgi1.pri, whole genome shotgun sequence DNA encoding:
- the FBXO28 gene encoding F-box only protein 28, whose product is MAVVAAAERLLSEGEGGAMDSARLSPPPLPQPRGGGEAQPLEQLPQSNTLVGLPIVAIEGILGFLSYDETSQLRLVCKRMDLVCQRMLNQGFLKVERYHNLCQKQVKAQLPRRESERRNHSLARHADILAAVETRLSLLNMTFMKYVDSNLCCFIPGKVIDEIYRVLRYVNSTKAPQRAHEVLQELRDISSMAMEYFDEKIVPILKRKLPGSDVSGRLIAAAPVPGPSAALTTMQLFSKQNPSRQEVTKLQQQVKTNGAGVTVLRREISELRTKVQEQQKQLQDQDQKLLEQTQIIGEQNARLAELERKLREVMESAVGNSSGSAPSEETPRKRKKAVESIGALRKSKRLRNNK